In Thunnus maccoyii chromosome 3, fThuMac1.1, whole genome shotgun sequence, the following proteins share a genomic window:
- the sfi1 gene encoding protein SFI1 homolog isoform X2 — MQRNTKKTDLLRAIPRCVTSGGETHRYRNYIYAETKPIRTGNTRKIPYRVGYSWNKGGRLKELRIRHLARKFLKIWMQNTFGRILPHQAKSHYDSVVLRRAFKGWRDEWWTSRREWSLQMRAECHYRYYLYYLTFQSWQKFTSLQREQKRKIQNAQSFADRQRMRLVWDRWEVFTEMRRMKNRMLDSALEQNKLTTLRSAWSLWQIRLQQHRDIHTLEDRALKQWALNSQSRAWLQWKEMHAAACCQREKESKASLHFILRLKRKTLHQWISYASSRQIKKQSQAVAKRATDLHLMRKCWSKWCSALHRKWSEEERSQAAGHLARRSTQRRALQHWRAYVTSCREEAERNQSASQHHHRHLLRAGVQGLSLNVCWNKAQRLNNNVAVQHCHQTMISKYWKLWQERLEEAEDKSFQPLTEKAATNYSTSLLSSCFCQWREKLAEQRHMQELQHRADVWFAERMLPRCFNSWVGFTLQRRLHKQRRHKAEVYNQQRQYSCVFYTWWGQSEKHKEEMLSERMAILHEERGHTQRAWTRWRQRAEQQINEEEKEKASDRLYLHRLLHKTVTQWKDNSTEIRDRRNREQRAGRQGDLCCMRWAVDRWKKFVQSQRKKRSRLEQMQRYHEIKLLKDAFVAWKKHHLQMSQIYGHAEELHRQHTQHFLRKLLYVWRENAALLVEVRLMEQQAQNHFHHFLRLKVFLAWREETTHAVSKRHQQREALSRAQRSINQVWLLRSFQQWRRKTRAARRERMCMEKARKHHDSKLLSKALRAWNKHHYQCRKHKVMKRQGILLLRLKLCQTYFEQWKMKLQHRWRESKQTERALWHWSLTLQAKVLYGWRLWVTEQRRKQEQAARAAQVYRDQLLREGVTCILTYAAHMSDLTTSLTQHSQEQRSRHIQRVVKRCAMRWKQRALCKPGRGQEVKGQPQKKSVTFCLPAPELKRVSLSDSVGQEAGDAALSKLLPTRLPRRQPLRYEELFGSPLKDTQKESAVTGAKTAPQPSEVNPSQDRHLADLSCLHPASVPFTSTHQSTITPTASPSEPHMSALDSPLGTQGQDLLLPPSAFMTIGTQNTASSSAPGDAPLVFGPPVKHLSSVYTASSEETEGEDPLSSLTRELLNIQLEMKSFQQDRKQLRAWQRLKEVLQSWLQTSGKDEQTEKGAICQELKELEERIERLSTELAKRKPTMLLHTERIQHLQTVIHTSGVSLLYQESEEIETDHCVFTT, encoded by the exons ATGCAAAGAAACACCAAAAAGACAGATTTATTAAGAGCTATACCAAGATGTGTCACATCTGGAGGTGAAACCCATAGATATAGAAACTATATCTATGCTGAAACCAAACCAATCCGCACAGGTAACACCAGAAAGATACCTTATAGAGTTGGATACAGTTGGAACAAAGGTGGAAGACTCAAGGAACTGCGAATAAG GCACCTAGCAAGGAAGTTCCTGAAGATATGGATGCAGAATACCTTTGGCAGAATCCTTCCTCATCAAGCCAA GTCCCACTACGACAGCGTGGTCCTGCGAAGAGCCTTTAAAGGATGGAGAGACGAGTGGTGGACGTCCAGGAGGGAGTGGAGTCTTCAAATGAGGGCAGAGTGTCACTACAG GTATTACTTGTATTACTTGACATTCCAAAGCTGGCAAAAGTTTACGTCTTTGCAGAgggaacagaagagaaaaatccaaaatgctCAATCATTTG CTGACAGGCAACGGATGCGTCTGGTTTGGGACAGGTGGGAGGTTTTCACAGAGATGAGGCGAATGAAAAACAGAATGCTTGATTCAGCTCTTGAGCAGAACAAACTCACAACTCTGCG TTCAGCGTGGAGTTTGTGGCAGATTAGGTTGCAGCAGCATCGAGACATTCATACTCTGGAGGACCGAGCCCTGAAACAGTGGGCGCTGAATTCACAGAGCAGG GCTTGGCTTCAGTGGAAAGAAATGCACGCAGCAGCTTGttgccagagagagaaagaatccaaagcttcacttcacttcatcCTCaggctgaaaagaaaaacactgcatcAGTGGATAAGTTACGCGTCCAGTCGCCAAATCAAGAAACAGTCACAAG CTGTGGCTAAGCGTGCTACCGATCTCCACCTGATGAGGAAGTGTTGGAGTAAATGGTGCAGCGCGTTGCATCGCAAATGGAGCGAGGAGGAGCGTTCGCAAGCTGCAGGACATTTGGCCAGACGGAGCACTCAGCGCAGAGCACTGCAGCACTGGAGAGCTT ATGTGACGTCGTGCAGAGAAGAAGCTGAAAGAAACCAGAGTGCGAGTCAACACCACCACCGTCATCTACTG CGTGCTGGAGTGCAGGGACTGTCTCTGAACGTATGCTGGAACAAAGCACAGCGACTGAACAACAACGTGGCTGTCCAGCATTGTCACCAAACT ATGATAAGTAAGTACTGGAAGCTGTGGCAGGAGCGTCTCGAGGAGGCTGAAGACAAAAGTTTTCAACCACTGACAGAAAAGGCAGCGACAAACTACAG CACGTCCCTGTTAAGCAGCTGTTTTTGCCAGTGGAGGGAGAAACTTGCTGAACAGAGACACATGCAG GAGTTGCAGCATCGTGCAGACGTTTGGTTCGCAGAGCGCATGTTGCCTCGCTGCTTCAACTCATGGGTTGGGTTCACTCTGCAGAGAAGGCTGCATAAACAGAGGAGACACAAGGCAGAAGTCTATAATCA GCAGCGTCAGTacagttgtgtgttttatacCTGGTGGGGGCAGTCAGAGAAACACAAGGAGGAGATGCTCTCCGAGCGAATG GCCATTCTTCATGAGGAGCGAGGCCACACGCAGAGAGCCTGGACTCGCTGGAGGCAACGCGCAGAGCAGCAGATCAacgaggaggagaaagagaaggcgTCGGACCGTCTGTATCTGCACAGGCTTCTTCACAAGACAGTGACGCAGTGGAAGGACAACAGCACCGAGATACGAGACAG GAGGAACAGAGAGCAGCGAGCTGGTCGTCAGGGAGACCTGTGCTGCATGAGATGGGCTGTGGATAGATGGAAAAAG TTTGTTCAGAGccagagaaagaagagaagcagGCTGGAGCAGATGCAGCGTTACCATGAAATTAAACTTCTCAAAGACGCATTTGTGGCCTGGAAG AAACACCACCTACAGATGTCTCAGATCTATGGTCATGCAGAGGAGCTTCACAGACAGCACACACAGCATTTCCTCAG GAAGCTTCTGTATGTGTGGAGGGAGAACGCAGCGCTGCTGGTGGAGGTCCGGCTCATGGAGCAACAAGCACAGAATCACTTTCATCACTTCCTTCGACTTAAG GTGTTCCTCGCTTggagagaagaaacaacacatGCAGTGTCAAAGCGCCACCAGCAGAGGGAAGCACTCAGCAGGGCTCAGAGGTCCATAAATCAAG TGTGGCTGCTGCGGTCTTTTCAACAATGGAGGAGGAAAACCAGAGCGGCTCGGAGGGAGAGGATGTGCATGGAAAAAGCTAGAAAGCACCATGACTCCAAACTGCTTTCTAAAGCGCTGAGAGCGTGGAACAAACATCACTATCAGTGCCGAAAACATAAG GTGATGAAACGACAAGGAATCTTGTTGCTGAGACTTAAGCTGTGCCAGACCTACTTTGAACAGTGGAAAATGAAG ctgcagcacagatgGAGAGAATCTAAGCAGACGGAGCGAGCGCTTTGGCACTGGTCCCTCACTCTCCAAGCCAAG GTGTTGTATGGATGGAGGCTGTGGGTCACAGAGCAGCGCAGGAAGCAAGAGCAAGCAGCCAGAGCCGCACAGGTCTACAGAGACCAGCTGCTGAGGGAGGGCGTGACATGCATCCTCACATATGCCGCTCACATGAGCGATCTCACAACGAGCCTAACGCAACACAGCCAAGAACAA AGATCACGACATATTCAGAGGGTGGTTAAGCGTTGTGCCATGCGGTGGAAGCAGCGAGCCCTGTGTAAACCAGGCAGAGGGCAGGAAGTCAAAGGGCAACCACAGAAAAAGAGTGTGACCTTCTGTTTGCCTGCACCTGAATTGAAGAGAGTTTCCCTGTCTGACTCAGTGGGGCAGGAAGCTGGAGATGCAGCACTTAGCAagtt gcTTCCAACCCGTCTGCCGAGACGTCAGCCACTTCGCTATGAGGAACTGTTTGGTTCCCCACTGAAAGA cACCCAAAAGGAGTCTGCCGTCACCGGTGCTAAAACAGCTCCACAACCCTCAGAGGTCAATCCTTCACAGGACCGCCACCTCGCAGACTTGTCCTGCCTCCATCCTGCTTCAGTCCCTTTCACCTCTACACATCAGAGCACCATCACTCCCACTGCGTCACCTTCTGAACCTCACATGTCTGCACTGGACTCCCCTCTGGGAACCCAAGGCCAAGATCTTCTTTTACCACCTTCTGCTTTCATGACCATAGGGACTCAAAATACG GCCAGCAGCTCAGCTCCTGGAGATGCTCCACTTGTATTTGGACCCCCTGTTAAACATCTCTCATCAGTATATACAG CATCCAGTGAAGAAACTGAGGGAGAAGATCCACTTTCATCTCTGACAAGGGAACTGCTGAACATTCAGCTGGAAATGAAGAGTTTCCAACAGGACAGGAAGCAACTCAG GGCATGGCAAAGACTGAAAGAAGTATTACAAAGTTGGCTGCAGACCAGCGGAAAGGAcgaacaaacagaaaaaggtGCTATTTGTCAAGAGTTGAAGGAG TTGGAGGAGCGCATCGAGAGACTGTCTACTGAACTGGCAAAACGGAAGCCAACAATGCTGCTACACACAGAAAGGATCCAACATTTACAGACTGTCATTCACACTTCAGGAGTTTCTCTTCTCTATCAAGAATCAGAAGAGATAGAAACAGatcactgtgtgtttacaacATGA
- the sfi1 gene encoding protein SFI1 homolog isoform X1 has protein sequence MQRNTKKTDLLRAIPRCVTSGGETHRYRNYIYAETKPIRTGNTRKIPYRVGYSWNKGGRLKELRIRHLARKFLKIWMQNTFGRILPHQAKSHYDSVVLRRAFKGWRDEWWTSRREWSLQMRAECHYRYYLYYLTFQSWQKFTSLQREQKRKIQNAQSFADRQRMRLVWDRWEVFTEMRRMKNRMLDSALEQNKLTTLRSAWSLWQIRLQQHRDIHTLEDRALKQWALNSQSRAWLQWKEMHAAACCQREKESKASLHFILRLKRKTLHQWISYASSRQIKKQSQAVAKRATDLHLMRKCWSKWCSALHRKWSEEERSQAAGHLARRSTQRRALQHWRAYVTSCREEAERNQSASQHHHRHLLRAGVQGLSLNVCWNKAQRLNNNVAVQHCHQTMISKYWKLWQERLEEAEDKSFQPLTEKAATNYSTSLLSSCFCQWREKLAEQRHMQELQHRADVWFAERMLPRCFNSWVGFTLQRRLHKQRRHKAEVYNQQRQYSCVFYTWWGQSEKHKEEMLSERMAILHEERGHTQRAWTRWRQRAEQQINEEEKEKASDRLYLHRLLHKTVTQWKDNSTEIRDRRNREQRAGRQGDLCCMRWAVDRWKKFVQSQRKKRSRLEQMQRYHEIKLLKDAFVAWKKHHLQMSQIYGHAEELHRQHTQHFLRKLLYVWRENAALLVEVRLMEQQAQNHFHHFLRLKVFLAWREETTHAVSKRHQQREALSRAQRSINQVWLLRSFQQWRRKTRAARRERMCMEKARKHHDSKLLSKALRAWNKHHYQCRKHKVMKRQGILLLRLKLCQTYFEQWKMKLQHRWRESKQTERALWHWSLTLQAKVLYGWRLWVTEQRRKQEQAARAAQVYRDQLLREGVTCILTYAAHMSDLTTSLTQHSQEQRSRHIQRVVKRCAMRWKQRALCKPGRGQEVKGQPQKKSVTFCLPAPELKRVSLSDSVGQEAGDAALSKLLPTRLPRRQPLRYEELFGSPLKDTQKESAVTGAKTAPQPSEVNPSQDRHLADLSCLHPASVPFTSTHQSTITPTASPSEPHMSALDSPLGTQGQDLLLPPSAFMTIGTQNTLGKASSSAPGDAPLVFGPPVKHLSSVYTASSEETEGEDPLSSLTRELLNIQLEMKSFQQDRKQLRAWQRLKEVLQSWLQTSGKDEQTEKGAICQELKELEERIERLSTELAKRKPTMLLHTERIQHLQTVIHTSGVSLLYQESEEIETDHCVFTT, from the exons ATGCAAAGAAACACCAAAAAGACAGATTTATTAAGAGCTATACCAAGATGTGTCACATCTGGAGGTGAAACCCATAGATATAGAAACTATATCTATGCTGAAACCAAACCAATCCGCACAGGTAACACCAGAAAGATACCTTATAGAGTTGGATACAGTTGGAACAAAGGTGGAAGACTCAAGGAACTGCGAATAAG GCACCTAGCAAGGAAGTTCCTGAAGATATGGATGCAGAATACCTTTGGCAGAATCCTTCCTCATCAAGCCAA GTCCCACTACGACAGCGTGGTCCTGCGAAGAGCCTTTAAAGGATGGAGAGACGAGTGGTGGACGTCCAGGAGGGAGTGGAGTCTTCAAATGAGGGCAGAGTGTCACTACAG GTATTACTTGTATTACTTGACATTCCAAAGCTGGCAAAAGTTTACGTCTTTGCAGAgggaacagaagagaaaaatccaaaatgctCAATCATTTG CTGACAGGCAACGGATGCGTCTGGTTTGGGACAGGTGGGAGGTTTTCACAGAGATGAGGCGAATGAAAAACAGAATGCTTGATTCAGCTCTTGAGCAGAACAAACTCACAACTCTGCG TTCAGCGTGGAGTTTGTGGCAGATTAGGTTGCAGCAGCATCGAGACATTCATACTCTGGAGGACCGAGCCCTGAAACAGTGGGCGCTGAATTCACAGAGCAGG GCTTGGCTTCAGTGGAAAGAAATGCACGCAGCAGCTTGttgccagagagagaaagaatccaaagcttcacttcacttcatcCTCaggctgaaaagaaaaacactgcatcAGTGGATAAGTTACGCGTCCAGTCGCCAAATCAAGAAACAGTCACAAG CTGTGGCTAAGCGTGCTACCGATCTCCACCTGATGAGGAAGTGTTGGAGTAAATGGTGCAGCGCGTTGCATCGCAAATGGAGCGAGGAGGAGCGTTCGCAAGCTGCAGGACATTTGGCCAGACGGAGCACTCAGCGCAGAGCACTGCAGCACTGGAGAGCTT ATGTGACGTCGTGCAGAGAAGAAGCTGAAAGAAACCAGAGTGCGAGTCAACACCACCACCGTCATCTACTG CGTGCTGGAGTGCAGGGACTGTCTCTGAACGTATGCTGGAACAAAGCACAGCGACTGAACAACAACGTGGCTGTCCAGCATTGTCACCAAACT ATGATAAGTAAGTACTGGAAGCTGTGGCAGGAGCGTCTCGAGGAGGCTGAAGACAAAAGTTTTCAACCACTGACAGAAAAGGCAGCGACAAACTACAG CACGTCCCTGTTAAGCAGCTGTTTTTGCCAGTGGAGGGAGAAACTTGCTGAACAGAGACACATGCAG GAGTTGCAGCATCGTGCAGACGTTTGGTTCGCAGAGCGCATGTTGCCTCGCTGCTTCAACTCATGGGTTGGGTTCACTCTGCAGAGAAGGCTGCATAAACAGAGGAGACACAAGGCAGAAGTCTATAATCA GCAGCGTCAGTacagttgtgtgttttatacCTGGTGGGGGCAGTCAGAGAAACACAAGGAGGAGATGCTCTCCGAGCGAATG GCCATTCTTCATGAGGAGCGAGGCCACACGCAGAGAGCCTGGACTCGCTGGAGGCAACGCGCAGAGCAGCAGATCAacgaggaggagaaagagaaggcgTCGGACCGTCTGTATCTGCACAGGCTTCTTCACAAGACAGTGACGCAGTGGAAGGACAACAGCACCGAGATACGAGACAG GAGGAACAGAGAGCAGCGAGCTGGTCGTCAGGGAGACCTGTGCTGCATGAGATGGGCTGTGGATAGATGGAAAAAG TTTGTTCAGAGccagagaaagaagagaagcagGCTGGAGCAGATGCAGCGTTACCATGAAATTAAACTTCTCAAAGACGCATTTGTGGCCTGGAAG AAACACCACCTACAGATGTCTCAGATCTATGGTCATGCAGAGGAGCTTCACAGACAGCACACACAGCATTTCCTCAG GAAGCTTCTGTATGTGTGGAGGGAGAACGCAGCGCTGCTGGTGGAGGTCCGGCTCATGGAGCAACAAGCACAGAATCACTTTCATCACTTCCTTCGACTTAAG GTGTTCCTCGCTTggagagaagaaacaacacatGCAGTGTCAAAGCGCCACCAGCAGAGGGAAGCACTCAGCAGGGCTCAGAGGTCCATAAATCAAG TGTGGCTGCTGCGGTCTTTTCAACAATGGAGGAGGAAAACCAGAGCGGCTCGGAGGGAGAGGATGTGCATGGAAAAAGCTAGAAAGCACCATGACTCCAAACTGCTTTCTAAAGCGCTGAGAGCGTGGAACAAACATCACTATCAGTGCCGAAAACATAAG GTGATGAAACGACAAGGAATCTTGTTGCTGAGACTTAAGCTGTGCCAGACCTACTTTGAACAGTGGAAAATGAAG ctgcagcacagatgGAGAGAATCTAAGCAGACGGAGCGAGCGCTTTGGCACTGGTCCCTCACTCTCCAAGCCAAG GTGTTGTATGGATGGAGGCTGTGGGTCACAGAGCAGCGCAGGAAGCAAGAGCAAGCAGCCAGAGCCGCACAGGTCTACAGAGACCAGCTGCTGAGGGAGGGCGTGACATGCATCCTCACATATGCCGCTCACATGAGCGATCTCACAACGAGCCTAACGCAACACAGCCAAGAACAA AGATCACGACATATTCAGAGGGTGGTTAAGCGTTGTGCCATGCGGTGGAAGCAGCGAGCCCTGTGTAAACCAGGCAGAGGGCAGGAAGTCAAAGGGCAACCACAGAAAAAGAGTGTGACCTTCTGTTTGCCTGCACCTGAATTGAAGAGAGTTTCCCTGTCTGACTCAGTGGGGCAGGAAGCTGGAGATGCAGCACTTAGCAagtt gcTTCCAACCCGTCTGCCGAGACGTCAGCCACTTCGCTATGAGGAACTGTTTGGTTCCCCACTGAAAGA cACCCAAAAGGAGTCTGCCGTCACCGGTGCTAAAACAGCTCCACAACCCTCAGAGGTCAATCCTTCACAGGACCGCCACCTCGCAGACTTGTCCTGCCTCCATCCTGCTTCAGTCCCTTTCACCTCTACACATCAGAGCACCATCACTCCCACTGCGTCACCTTCTGAACCTCACATGTCTGCACTGGACTCCCCTCTGGGAACCCAAGGCCAAGATCTTCTTTTACCACCTTCTGCTTTCATGACCATAGGGACTCAAAATACG ttgGGTAAGGCCAGCAGCTCAGCTCCTGGAGATGCTCCACTTGTATTTGGACCCCCTGTTAAACATCTCTCATCAGTATATACAG CATCCAGTGAAGAAACTGAGGGAGAAGATCCACTTTCATCTCTGACAAGGGAACTGCTGAACATTCAGCTGGAAATGAAGAGTTTCCAACAGGACAGGAAGCAACTCAG GGCATGGCAAAGACTGAAAGAAGTATTACAAAGTTGGCTGCAGACCAGCGGAAAGGAcgaacaaacagaaaaaggtGCTATTTGTCAAGAGTTGAAGGAG TTGGAGGAGCGCATCGAGAGACTGTCTACTGAACTGGCAAAACGGAAGCCAACAATGCTGCTACACACAGAAAGGATCCAACATTTACAGACTGTCATTCACACTTCAGGAGTTTCTCTTCTCTATCAAGAATCAGAAGAGATAGAAACAGatcactgtgtgtttacaacATGA